From the genome of Paralichthys olivaceus isolate ysfri-2021 chromosome 4, ASM2471397v2, whole genome shotgun sequence:
ATATTTTCAACTTTGATGTGTTCGGTCTCATTGAGTCGTTTTAATTTTTCCCTTTTAAACGTGGCACAAGTCCAGAGTCATCATTTTGGACTCCCACATTTTAATTTCGGCTAAAACATCAACATTCGTACCGTGCAGCGCTGTGGACATCTGCAGGTCCATCCTGCTCTTCTGCTCGGCTGCACtgagctgctgttgctgtgcaGGTTTGTCTGCTGGACTCAAACCCGTGGACATCTTCTCCAGCTGCGGCCGCTCCGTCCGAACCGAGAGAGACTGGGAGCGCGGCTGCTGACTGATCTCTGAAAGGAGGAGACGTAGGTGAGGGTCAGTGAGATTCTGATGTCTGATGGTGCTTAAATATTATGATGAGCAGGAAACTGAATTGTTTTAAAACTTCTCTTCTACACATGTGAAACATTGTTTATGGGACAAAAACAAGATGCATCACAGCGAGGATGTATAACACATCATTCACTGACCTCAGATTTGtacaatattttactttttatcaagtgtttgtcatccTCTGTCCATGAGGGAGAATTAAACCCACAACTTTCACTCAGGGGACAAAATCAGTCGTTAAACTTAAAGGAAATAATAACGTGACACTTATCTTGAGAATGATCGACTCATGAACATTTTTTATCTCGATGCACTTCTGTCCTGTCTTCGGAGGGCGATCCCTCACTTGTGACTCTTTCTGaagtttctacattttttctgttaaaggcttttttgtagtttttcctcactcagataaataaatatatttaaatctgaTTCCACAGTTTGAACTCCAAGTCCATCCACTACCATCAGCATCGTAACACACTTTTGTAAAGTTGTTCCCACTTTGTCTAATAAGTCCAGATCTGTGATTGCTGAATTTCTAGTAACTTGAGAGGGGACTGGGTCTGGTTAATCGTTCCAAAGGCCAAAAGAGGCCAGCAGCTGACCGCAAACAGGCTTGCACACACAACATGGACAATCGGCCTGCATTCGTGTGCCAGCCAGCATGAATGCATGTTATGTAACTCAGGAGCCATGAATCAGCATCGACACAGAGGTGTTAGTGAAGGCAGGGCGGTCCGCAAAAACAACAAGTGGCTGATTTGTGAGACGTTATTGGCCCCTGAAAAGAAATGAGCTCATTGTTGGTTCACGTCCAAAGCCCCCGTCGCATTTTTGAGTCAGAGATAACTGTGGCCTGTCCGATCCAATCAGGGTTCTATTTAGACTGAGTGTGAACACCCGAACCACAACAGCCCCGGAAACTCTACCCAGAAACCTTGCTGGTATTCAGTCCTCAGCTCTGCAAACAtgcaatgcatttatttttacattgcatgaaaatataaaatattttgaagtttttttaGGGGACAAactatgtttataaatgtaactactattatttcattgtaaaaatgACTTCACAGAGGAATCTAGAGAAATTACCTCTAGATTCCTGTGTCCCTGTATCCCTCAAAACAAAAGTTTGCAATCCTGCAAACATAACTTTAATGAAGATgataagaaagaaagatgaagaatttatctttaaaatattgcacaaaataaaacaagtagaatgttcttttcttctcgACTGATGTCACCTTAGTGTTTCATTTCAGCTTCTATTCTTACTTTTTCCCCAcgttaataaaaacaaaccgaCTGATTTCCTAATCCTTTGGGTTATCATGACCATCTCTGAAAATGTCATGATTTATTGAGTGACTTTTTTTGGTTTATCTCTGTAGAACTTTTCCATTTGTCTCACTTCTGGGATTTTCTGTTTAACAGCTGTTTCTCTATAAAGAGACGACAAACAGACCGGTGACCGTAACTGAGGTTTATTTCCCAGGAGAAAAATCACTGGCCtaaaaagacactaaaatatAACAACACAATGTTGTGATTACTAAAACAGAATAATTCTTCTTGTGACTCAGAATCTAAAGTTCAGCGTTTacctgaaaaaaaatctaatgaaaGCAGTTTGATTTAGTAAAGAACACGAGGGCAATAACTAACATTGTTTTTATGTACGTGTGATTGTTGACACGGCTTTCATCACATGaaccttttgtttttgaaagcaCCTCTGCAGTGAGCATGTGGAACCAGCAGCGTTCTCACCGCTGGATGTGATGAACAtctcaccttgatctgaccccgCGGAGTCTGACTGCAGCTTCAGGATGTCCTCAGCGCTTCCGTACTTCATGACAGAGTTGATGGACGACAGCGTGCTGACCAGCTGACTGTTGATGGATCCAAACTGAGACTGGGGCTGCCCGAAGGCGTCAGCCAGCTCAGTGTAATTCTCTGCCAGCAGCATTTgttgctcctgcagcagcttctgcaccCTCTCTATGTAATGGTCCAGTCCGACGCCCCCCGGGGCCTCAGCTTGCAGCGGTGCAGGCTCCGTTTTCACCTCCATTGGCTCCTTGCTGCTGGTGACAGATTCAGCTGCCTGGGAGGGGCCGCATGCGATGTTTCTGGTTTTTAAGCCAACCAAGAAGTTCTCGTGGATGCTCACTGGTCCCACCCCACATTCTTTGGTTTTAGGTGATGACTTGCCAACAAATGACTCCACATCTGTGGTGGTTCCAACAGCAATCGAACGTGTCTTTGCTGTAGAGTGAACGTCTTTGACGAGTCCTTCTCCGGCGGCGACCGTCCTCGTTTCTGTCACagctgtgttggtgtgtttatcACAAGTGACGAACCCCATGTCGGTGAATGAGTCTGTGAGGACggctgtttttgtgttggtCGATTTGTCTGCCACCTGTGTCTCAGTGTTGGTCTGCTGGGTTGATGACTCAGGAGCAGCCATGACTCCGCAGTCCACTTTACTCACAAGATCTGGGTCAGTCCCTTGCGTCACCAGCGTCTTGATGGGACCAACGATAACATCCACTGAACAATCTCCACAGCCAACTGACCTGCACTCCTTGCTCAGCTCTGTCATGGGTTTGCAGAGGGCCAGGCTGTCCACTGATTCCTCCGTGTTAACTGCCAcctcacacacattcagctcTGTGCCGACCTGCTGGTGGCATGTCTCCACCCGCCTCCCTACGCACTGGTCAGTCACCTCCACCCGCTCATGTACCACCCATCGGTCCATAGGGATCTCTGGGCCCGTGGCAATACTGGTGACACTGGGCTGACAGGAGACTCCTACGGTGTGACTTTGTATAGTTTGAGTTGTGCTAACATGGCTGAACTCCACATGGTCACCCACCCCATGGCTGCGCGTCTGGACTTTGGCCTCGACGCAGGCATTGTACATCTCCGGCTTGGCCATAATACCTTTGTCtgcttttttcttgtttgagCCACCAGCTGCTTGGAGCTCCAGTTTTAGTTTCCCCATCTCCATCTGGTGCGTAGTTTCTTTCAGCTGTACCTCCAGGCGATAGATCTTCTCCTTCAAAGCTTCAATCgtctgctgctggagctcaATCTCTTTCTCAGCTTCACTAGTCATGCCCAGCATGGATTCAGTCACGCCTACCGCAGTGCTACGAACTTCCGGCCGCTCCGTCACTACTCCTGCATCCCGGACACAGTGTTCACTTGTCTTCTGACTGGCAGGAAGgttgttcatgttttcatcagtaaCTACACCAACAGACTTTTGGTGGGCTTGGTTTAACGTGAGTCTTTGAGGCCGCATTTCATTTATGTTATTGTCCTGGGTGGTCTTCTCCAGAGCTTGGACCTCCGCGGTCAGACGTCTGAACTCCTCCAGCCGCTGAGTGTTCTGTTCCTGGGCTTCAGGCTCCATAATGTGCAGCTCAGGTTCTTTCTGAATGGGGCCTGGGTTCTCCATTTGGTCAACACAGCCTACACTGTAGGAACGCTTACGAAAACCTCCAGGAACTGGATTTTTTGATTGGGCAGCcaattgtcttttttcctcctgaagAACAGCAATCTTTACCTGTAGGATAGGAATGGTTTTCACCTGCTCCTCTAACTCCTTTAACCTCTTGAGGGCCACCACCATCTGCTCTCGGATTTGGTGAAGGTGCAATGGGCTGACGTTAGTTACCGGCGTGGCCATGCCAGAGCTCATTGGGCTGTGGCGGATGGAGCTGCCAATGGATGGTGGGTAGTAGGGGTTAAACTCTCCATTGGGGAGGTGGCCGTTGATGGGGAGAGGCTGGAGAGTGCTGGGAGAAATCTGGCTTGCTGTCACAGAGCCTGAGTAAGAGGACAGTGAGCTGCTGGAACCCATGCCACCGAAGCTGGCAAGACGGCGGCGGGGCATCGGGGGCTCGCTGTGCGGCTGCATGAGCAGACGCTCCTGTTCAAGCCGACGGCGTGTCTCCATCAGGGTCTTCTCCACTTGGGGGTTGTGACGAGGGGCAAACCTGGGCGAGGGAGGGGGCAAGAGCTGTTTCTGCTCAGAAAAGACCGAGAGGGATTGTTGCACGGGGACTTCAAATGTTGCCCTGGATTGGGTGGGGGTCAACGGTGCAGCGACTTGGGGCCTGGAGGTGAAAAAGACTGGGGACTGCTTGTCGTCGCTGTTGGAGGAGGACAAGGAGTCTGTGGAGGTCCATTCAGCCTGAGTGCTGCCCCTGCCAGTGCTGCCCCGAGGCACTGCCAAGGGTTTGGCCAGTTTGGGCTTCCGCTGGATACTCAGCTTCTTGATGGTGTTGCCCCTCTCAATGTCATCGACATATTTGAGGAAGTCCAGGTCTAACTGAAAACCGTAAGGAGTTTCAACATAGTAAGGCGCCACAGAGTCCTTCTCGTCTTCTGTGCTTTGGCATCTTTGTCCCCTTTCTGAAAGCAAAACCACAAGAACATTTTAGTGGAGAGTTCTAATTCTAGTGTTTTTGTCAAGAACAAAAAATGTCACTGGTAAAAGAAACACTTGAATTGTATTTGTCCCTGAACCATCAGAAACTGTTTCCTCAGCCGCTGACAATCACTGCAATTTGACAACACAGGTTCGAACATGTTGGATATTTCTGACATCTCTGCTGGAAAAGAGTGAGTGGTAATCATTTGGGGAAGGGATAGTTTAGGTCAGGTCGAAACTATGTAAGGTCTAAATATATGACGCAAACCTAGAAAACTAGAAAAGCATCATCATGGACTTCaaaattaaaagcaaatgtATTTCAGCCTGCTGAGGATTGTGGAAAGCAGAATGTGTCTTAGTGCAAAGCCTGTTACAGATAAACAATCTATTGTTGACAAATGCTGGATAAGAGATGAGCCAAAGGGTTCAGTGAGCAAGGAAATCAGataatgtcaatattttcaAGTCCAAAATCCATTCCTCCTGTAGGCATTTGACAAttcacagacaaacatgaaCCGTAAACTACCTGATTTTGTAGTGACAGTTTGGAGACAAAGCAAACTATAGTGAGTTTAAAACTTTCTATACTTCTACAGatcaataaaaaacacttgaacaacAGTCCAAACTCCACACATCCAGTTGAAAATGACCTGTCAGAGAGCCGGGATCAGGACACGCCACTACAGTTGCACTGTGTTGGCTAAATACAGCGTCTTGTTCTTGGTATGCCTGGAACTCTCACCGACTAAAGCAAACACGGGCTGGAAATAAACAGCCCTGCTCCTCCACTCCAGTCCACGCAGCTCCGACAACTTCTCCTCTCCATTCAGATAAAAACGGAGGAGGAGATTCTGAGACTAAAACCTGCTGCTAAAACCTCGGCACCTCGTTGTGAGAGCTGCACTCACCTCAGACCAACAGAGCTCTCTCCATTTTTActttccccctctccctcctctctgcaggctGCTTCACGGGACAGGATATGCTgcactgagatcaggttgtttgaGCCGTTTCTCCTCAGTCTGTGCTCTCTTTCTCAATCCTGTCTCCGTtaggggggggaaaaaaaaaaatcccactaTTGGTGTAAACTAAGCAGAGCACTGCCCTGGCGCACTATTGGACAGCTGTGTCCTCCAATCCTGTGAGGCTCTGAGCCTGGGCGCTTCCCAACCCAAATAAAAGTCCTGTTATTCAGGGGAGGGGACGTGAACTCATTACAATAACAGCCTGTTCTTAAGACAAATACTTTCGCTTCTGTGCACGTCAAACTTTTATACTCTGGTTTATACTAGCAGTATACACCAAGTCAATAATGTTTAATTCAATTCTGACTTTCACAGCTACTGTAGATATTTTAAGGCCTGAATACATCAAGTGAGTTTTCAAAAGTAATCTTAAATTTTCACAATATTAATCATCAGGTTTTGATGATAAAATATCAGGGTGGAACCggccgtcatgtttttttttgtggctcaAAGAGAAGTCTTTAAACTACTTCAACATTTTTGTCACGTTTCTCAGACCAATGGTTCAAAATAGAAAATCTCGGATTCCATCTTTCCTCCTGATACAAACAAATCCAGGAATGCAAAAACATTACCAcgttaaataaaactgaatagaAATGTAGGGTTAGCAAATGCTGCCATTTTACCTGTGGGACTTTTTTAGTGTCAAATATTGGCAAAATTCCTGACATTTCAGTCACAAATggcattttcattattttgagaCGATTCatagggtgaaaaaaaaaaatctaccaattaaaataatcagcagaACATTCTGGTTAATTGTGCATTCTACCCACTAAAAgttaaatttcattgtttacACAAGACAAAGCTGCGACTGTGCATTCTCTGTACATCCTATTTTTCCCCGGTATAAATAAATCTCTGTGAGACGGCACAGTCACCGTCTGGTTTGGAGGACTCCCCCCTGGCACGAGTTCCCGTCGCTGACTGGCCGTGTCACTCTCACAGAGGAGTGACAGGCGGACCTCTGGTACCATGGGGACCCTCGACAGCTGAGGGATGACCTCATGAACACGGGACCACTGAAGGGGTCACGCTCCAGTGACAAGGAGGCGACagtgacactgctgctgctgataccTACAGCTGTTACACAACCCTGACACGGCCAGAATCTAcaggcttcttctttttttacaggaCAACGCCTTGAACGGCTGGATGTGTTTCCGCTgtgatatttttgaaaatgtcttcCTCCTCCACGACATTTCCAGCCTAAAGACTGTTTGCACaaacaacagatttttttttagatgaagCGATGCCGTGAAACTTTCCCAAGCAAGTTAAATTAAATTCCACCAGTTTGAACCCTGCTGGTAtttaagaaatttaaaaaaaaggacctGAACTCTGATTAAACTTCCGTCTTCACTCGCCccaggaggaagaaaaacaggcaGAGTTGACATTAGCTCCAGCTTTAAATTTCTGTAGCAGAGTCAGAGTCTGATGTGAagttatatttctattttttacaGAACAATACTTTTTACATTCGGCACATCCTGAAGCAAAATGCGATTACAAACTCAATAAGCTGAATTAAAGACATTGAACAGTGTTAATACTTTATCATCGAACCCCTTTAAAAACCGACGCAGcacagttatttaaaaaaaactaaactttttGGTCAACAAGAGCAGAGGAAATTAACTTAACCAGGCAAGTTTTAATTACGGTTGTAAACATGATGTAAGTGCCAAGTCAACAACTCAAAAATAGCACAGAGAGCTCAACACACAGCTTCCTGAGCCCTGCTCTCATTCTCCcaactgagaaaataaaatatttcagtttaattaaCCAACAATAACTGTGAATTAAATCCAACAGCAAATTCTGCACGAACTCTAAACTGCAAAGAGAGTGAGGCTGTTAAAAATGCTTTACTCTCGTTTCCAGGAGCGACTCACTCATCTTCCACTGACTCCAACAGAAACCATGTGCTGACTGAACAGTTCTATGAATTAAGCCAAATACACTTGATATCTGAAGTGTGTCTCATTATTcactttgaagacaaatgaaTTGACAACAAGCGTGAGCCATTTCCACTCGAACAGACGTGTTCTGAATCAAATATGTCCAAACTCTGGGCTTTCCTAGTTTTGTTTTAGAATACTTTTTAAGTAgtttatttaaactgaaaatctGAAACTTTTTCgttgtgtttgcttttaaaatattgttCTGCATGCCAGTTTGGTGTTAAACCTGTGAGGAAAGTGGTACTTGGCTAATTTTGCTCTCGCTCTGTTAAAGTTTAAATTTAGAGCTGACAAAAGTCTTTTAACTtccacagcacacacagacacagaataaATGAGGCTACTGCTCTAAATCTGTCCGCCAGTTGTTTGTCTTCAGACCAGAGGAGTCTCTTGCTTTAACTGTAACATGTCCATTTGTTTGCAGAATTCTCACAAACTTCTTTTACCTGGACGAGAAAagaataatttaatgtttttttgggAGAAAAACCTCTTTTGGATCCAGTTTCTTCAGGTTTTTAATCGCAGCAGGCAGAATGTGCTGGTTTGGCTAGAAGAGTTATGTTTTGGATTCTGAGGAAATTGCAGGGAAGTTTCCTCACTTGCTTCTCAAAGTATGAAATTGAAACTTCTGTAAATAGCTCGTAAAAGCACCAGAGCAACTGAACCAGGTTTAAAGATGTGTCTTTATTTTGATAGAAACTCAAACAGTCTGAAACCAAATGTCTCGGCGAAGCACGTCGACAAACCCACAAACTCACAGGACGGAGACGTTTTACAGTCGTACTGGTCTCACACATCCAGCTGCAGAGCGAAACACTCACGATCCGTGCTTTACACTGAGTGACAGGGAAGCATGATGCAAGTGCCTGGGTGGAGGGGACCGTAAATGCCTGAAACACACATTCGCACAAAAGCCCTTCTCTGGTTCAGCCAGCTTGGTATTTCCTGGCCCGGCCTGTGAGCTGTAGGCACGTAATTACTGACAAGAAAAGTTGAGCCAACGTTTGGTCAATGCTTCAAACTGCAGCGGCTCAACACGAGCAACAGCGAGACACATCCGCTAACGTACAAAATAACAGgaaactaaacacaaaacaataagcACATTAAAGCGGCACATTCCTGCCCCTCTTCCAGGCAAACAAGAGGCTGGTGAGACGGAGCAGAGCTGCTCACTGTGATCTATGGGCTTCTTCTAGAAAGTCACATGACTCTGCCAGTCGCTGCTGCCAAATTCAACAACTTGACTCTGCACATGACGATGCAGactggaggaaatgtttgggcTTCTTCTGCAAACAGAGACGACGTCTGACCAGCTTTGCCAAGTTTGGTCCTTTTCTCATGGACGGTGGAGAAAAATACTCAGCGTCAAAGACGAGTAAACGAAAAAATGTGTTTCGTTTAATGAAACTACAAAACTTTTGATTAAAAGGAAACGGAAGCTAACGCACTATTTGGGTTTTACAAAAATGTGGTTGTTTCAAATACCGTGATCTGTAAAAAACGTATAAGTGACTGATTGGAAGGTTTTCCTGAACCATGAGGTTTAATGAAAAACCATTTATTTCAACACCAATGAgaaatctgcacacacacagtgtaaataaTTCTTTAGAGAAAACAAGTGCACGTCAACAAAGTCTTATGATTCTAACACTTAAAACAGACTGTAGCTGCCAGCGGTAgattatatcatatattatatcatatagtTCTATTAtagttctcacacacacacacatatacatattaGTATATAAATCTGAATACTTCTTATGGCCTCATATCAAAATCGGCCTAAAATCCGTTCaggctctaaaaaaaaaaaaaaaagaaaaaaaaaaggggcttCACACTCAGAACTAGATGGTCTGTACCAACACAACCAATTTAGATCCACCATCACTTATAGTTCATAAGTGATGGTGGATCTAAATTGGTCTTGAACTCATCCTTTGCAGTGTCACTGAGGCAGATGTGCACAGCATCGTGTCGTGTTCCGTCCCGCTGGCTGCAGAAGCACAGTTCAGTCCCAGACAAAGAACCGATCAGTGAACAATGAGACGCAGTCAAGCTCAAACAAACCAGAACTACATTAATTCATCAACCTTTGTTGCATGAAGACAGTTCGGAgcagtgaataaaacaaacaattacaCTGTTCACAAAGACACAGCACCACGCCTCCACTGGAACACACCGAGTGTGTTTATGTAAGTACTGCACGGTTTTAACGAACACCACAGGAAAGTGCCTGAACAGTACCACAGGGTATTTTAAACGGCAGCTGGGTTTGTCTTcgctgcagaaacaaaaaccGCTCCAGTGGGTTTGAATGAGCTGCTGCGAGTCGACCTGTCCGACCCTCTGGGTTTTCTGCTCTGAGTGATGACTCATCACGACTGATGCGGCACAGGCTGAAATAAGCTGATGTCAAGTCCATATAGTGGCTCAAGTTATAATAACACTGGAGCCTACACTTCCCACGATGCAACTCAACCACATTATTCAACATATTACAGATGTTGATTAAATCTAGAATCACTGCACTGTGGTTGTATGATGCTGCCAACCAGTGAAGTTTCAGTGACCTCCATGTCCCTCAGCGTGACCTGGACCTTCGACCACCGAAATCGAaccagttcatctgtgagtaCGAGTGAacgtttgcaccaaatttgaataaatcaacctcaaggtgttcttgaggTATCAGGGAcagaacctgaaaacataatgccacCGGTCACTGGCTGTAGCCGGCATAGAGGAATAAAAACGTTTAACTTGACAAAGCTGCTCCTGAGTCGTATCCTCTTCATTACGCTGGTATTTCACAGGCTGAGCAGAACATTAAATCCATAATGTACTGCTCCTTACAGCTGACAGTGTTCTGGCTTCAACATCACAGATTCAGACAAATGGATGACTGGACCGTCTCAATGACCTGAACAGAAGAGATAATATTACCACATTTTTCAGCTCTGCTCCGCAGCATCACCCACACTTAAGTTTCCCCATATTGGTGAAACTGTTTCTGTGCAGCACATTTTGGCGTGTAAACTGCCAACACTGCAGGGAAGctatttttacagtttgaagGAGGAGAGGTTAGCACGGTTAGCACAGCATTCCTCTGATTATGTTGcagtgaaatcaataaaaactctGTGCTTAGTTTCTTTGAAGTGAATCTGCACAGATGTGTCAGAGCGGGATACATGCTGGCGTGCAGACAGACGCTGAGGTCGGTGTGCGAGTGTCCTGCGAGTCCTGCATGCTGTGCATTCCTGGAGGGATTTGGAAGTAAGAGGCATCACTCTCTCCTGTTAGTCTGCCCAGGAATGTGAGCCGCCTGCAGGTGTGTGCTCAGCGCTACGCCTCGGCTGACAGCGTTCATTTCACACTGAGGCGTGGAAGTCTTCTCTGCGTGCGCGACATGTGAACACACAAGTGAGTTTGAGAAGCACGAGAGATGCAGaagctcagttgtttttgtctaAAAGCGAATGTTTAACATTCCTGCACGTATGTGAGATATTCATGAGGATAATATGGGAATGAATCCAATATCTCTGGGATGAAAAGCAGGTACCGATCATTTAGTAGACGCTAACAAATATGTCGACAACGAGCAAGACAACAACATCCGTAAGTTTTTAACGATAAGGGCCGACACCGGTCGCAATATGCTGtttcctgcatgctctacccaggctccacccctcacctgactGTCGTGAAGgtgtctgacccggacaatATCCTGCTGCGCTCCTCATATGTGAAACACTGGAAAAACATCCGGACGCCATTTTCTTGAGTTCATGTTTAATAATAGCAGAATACGTGACCACTGACTCATACAAACGTTACTGAAGGACTTCAGCTGCAGTCAAAATAAATCTTCCTTTTCTCAAGTTTTATGCAAGAAGGACTTCTCTATGTTGTCAAGACAGAAACCGATGTTATGCAGGAGCTGAGCAGCTAAATATACGCGTCTGACATAAACCTGAAACTGGACACCTCCGACTCATTTAGCCCCATTGTATCCCTGTCCTGCTCAGTTTTATTTAGCCTGGATGAGCACATCTTGCTCAAAAGGCAGCCAGGGATCACTTGACATGTAGGGATGCATTAACCAACAGTGAACCACAGGAAAACCAAACATTTGTCACGTTGGTCCAACTCTCCCCACATCAATCACACTAGTTGTGGTGGTTGACACTGGAAACAATACATAGATCGCATAAAATACAAACTCACATAGAAAGAGAACAGGACTTATTTCACCGACAATACACGCTGCAGCAAATACACAGCAcaaaatcacaataaaaaacaggCTTAATTAAATAAAGCAACATAAAGGGGTTTGTTACCTGGGCCATTGCCATTCACGTGCATGGTTTGAGCcatggctgctgctgcgtgCTCTCAGTCCCACAACAAGACCTACTGCGGTCATGCAACTGCCATGCATCAAGTCCAGATTACCATGCAACCTGCAAACTGAGACAAAACACATAGGAAACATTTACTCACACGATACATGTTAGTGATAAGAGTCAGATACAGACATGTCTTCATATCAGAGAGCTGTGCAAACACACGACAGAGCTGCACgccattattattttcatactttctcaaattataaattatttaatctgtgaaatgtcaaagaaaaaggTCATCACTTTTTAGttaaaaccaaagttaaaaCCAAAAGGTGTCAGTTAAGGATCATATCTGGGTGAGCCGTCAAACAACAGACAACGAGAACTCGACCTGCTAAAGGACCACAGACATAAAGCGTTCAAAGAATTGCTCCCCCTACAGGTGAAAGGCATTTACATCTTTACCGTATCACATGTTAAGATGTTATTTTAAGGTATAAAAATCTACATTGTGTTGGTTTAAGACGGGCACATTTTCCCTGAACGTCTCCATCCGACATGTATTCTATGTTCCGTTAGACAACAGCCGCCCTTTTGTGAAAGCTGAAGCCCACTTAATGTGATCGACGCGCTGACCTCTGCTTTTTTCGCAGGTG
Proteins encoded in this window:
- the kank1a gene encoding KN motif and ankyrin repeat domain-containing protein 1a isoform X1; the encoded protein is MLSSFTRKVLKSSLQEQPAEGEKLHFKSENRRSEAERGQRCQSTEDEKDSVAPYYVETPYGFQLDLDFLKYVDDIERGNTIKKLSIQRKPKLAKPLAVPRGSTGRGSTQAEWTSTDSLSSSNSDDKQSPVFFTSRPQVAAPLTPTQSRATFEVPVQQSLSVFSEQKQLLPPPSPRFAPRHNPQVEKTLMETRRRLEQERLLMQPHSEPPMPRRRLASFGGMGSSSSLSSYSGSVTASQISPSTLQPLPINGHLPNGEFNPYYPPSIGSSIRHSPMSSGMATPVTNVSPLHLHQIREQMVVALKRLKELEEQVKTIPILQVKIAVLQEEKRQLAAQSKNPVPGGFRKRSYSVGCVDQMENPGPIQKEPELHIMEPEAQEQNTQRLEEFRRLTAEVQALEKTTQDNNINEMRPQRLTLNQAHQKSVGVVTDENMNNLPASQKTSEHCVRDAGVVTERPEVRSTAVGVTESMLGMTSEAEKEIELQQQTIEALKEKIYRLEVQLKETTHQMEMGKLKLELQAAGGSNKKKADKGIMAKPEMYNACVEAKVQTRSHGVGDHVEFSHVSTTQTIQSHTVGVSCQPSVTSIATGPEIPMDRWVVHERVEVTDQCVGRRVETCHQQVGTELNVCEVAVNTEESVDSLALCKPMTELSKECRSVGCGDCSVDVIVGPIKTLVTQGTDPDLVSKVDCGVMAAPESSTQQTNTETQVADKSTNTKTAVLTDSFTDMGFVTCDKHTNTAVTETRTVAAGEGLVKDVHSTAKTRSIAVGTTTDVESFVGKSSPKTKECGVGPVSIHENFLVGLKTRNIACGPSQAAESVTSSKEPMEVKTEPAPLQAEAPGGVGLDHYIERVQKLLQEQQMLLAENYTELADAFGQPQSQFGSINSQLVSTLSSINSVMKYGSAEDILKLQSDSAGSDQEISQQPRSQSLSVRTERPQLEKMSTGLSPADKPAQQQQLSAAEQKSRMDLQMSTALHGQPGSQNTLKSIMKKKDGRPDSNGTKKNLQFVGVNGGYETTSSDDSSSEDSSSSGSEEDEEEEEDEEKELGGQEEYKNVERKNSREEFEPEGSEDVDKKDEEESSEKQETRDRYELSEKMLAACSVLKTHLSDSKTVSSKDLRACLNTVQHEWFRVSSQKAAMGAMVEDFLGAFGAISPAVLRHIVNMADGNGNTALHYSVSHSNFLVVKKLLDADVCNVNQQNKAGYTPIMLAALAAVETPKDMRIVEELFSKGDVNARASQAGQTGLMLAVSHGRMDMVRALLAHGADVNVQDDEGSTALMCASEHGHVEIVKLLLAQPGCDATLSDGDESNALSIALEAGHKDIAVLLYAHVNFSKAQSPGTPRLGRKTSPSPTRRGMFD
- the kank1a gene encoding KN motif and ankyrin repeat domain-containing protein 1a isoform X4, encoding METRRRLEQERLLMQPHSEPPMPRRRLASFGGMGSSSSLSSYSGSVTASQISPSTLQPLPINGHLPNGEFNPYYPPSIGSSIRHSPMSSGMATPVTNVSPLHLHQIREQMVVALKRLKELEEQVKTIPILQVKIAVLQEEKRQLAAQSKNPVPGGFRKRSYSVGCVDQMENPGPIQKEPELHIMEPEAQEQNTQRLEEFRRLTAEVQALEKTTQDNNINEMRPQRLTLNQAHQKSVGVVTDENMNNLPASQKTSEHCVRDAGVVTERPEVRSTAVGVTESMLGMTSEAEKEIELQQQTIEALKEKIYRLEVQLKETTHQMEMGKLKLELQAAGGSNKKKADKGIMAKPEMYNACVEAKVQTRSHGVGDHVEFSHVSTTQTIQSHTVGVSCQPSVTSIATGPEIPMDRWVVHERVEVTDQCVGRRVETCHQQVGTELNVCEVAVNTEESVDSLALCKPMTELSKECRSVGCGDCSVDVIVGPIKTLVTQGTDPDLVSKVDCGVMAAPESSTQQTNTETQVADKSTNTKTAVLTDSFTDMGFVTCDKHTNTAVTETRTVAAGEGLVKDVHSTAKTRSIAVGTTTDVESFVGKSSPKTKECGVGPVSIHENFLVGLKTRNIACGPSQAAESVTSSKEPMEVKTEPAPLQAEAPGGVGLDHYIERVQKLLQEQQMLLAENYTELADAFGQPQSQFGSINSQLVSTLSSINSVMKYGSAEDILKLQSDSAGSDQEISQQPRSQSLSVRTERPQLEKMSTGLSPADKPAQQQQLSAAEQKSRMDLQMSTALHGQPGSQNTLKSIMKKKDGRPDSNGTKKNLQFVGVNGGYETTSSDDSSSEDSSSSGSEEDEEEEEDEEKELGGQEEYKNVERKNSREEFEPEGSEDVDKKDEEESSEKQETRDRYELSEKMLAACSVLKTHLSDSKTVSSKDLRACLNTVQHEWFRVSSQKAAMGAMVEDFLGAFGAISPAVLRHIVNMADGNGNTALHYSVSHSNFLVVKKLLDADVCNVNQQNKAGYTPIMLAALAAVETPKDMRIVEELFSKGDVNARASQAGQTGLMLAVSHGRMDMVRALLAHGADVNVQDDEGSTALMCASEHGHVEIVKLLLAQPGCDATLSDGDESNALSIALEAGHKDIAVLLYAHVNFSKAQSPGTPRLGRKTSPSPTRRGMFD